Below is a window of Gossypium hirsutum isolate 1008001.06 chromosome A12, Gossypium_hirsutum_v2.1, whole genome shotgun sequence DNA.
ttttttttattttttattttttattttttgcgcAATGAGAGGAAAGATCCCATACCTGGGAAACCGGAAATGAGCCATATTTGAATAGGTTTAGCCAATGAGCGCTGAAACAAGCACTATGAGTTCATGTATAGGACCAGGACCGAGCGTCTAAACAGCGTGGCGCTGGTTTCCTTTGACATCTAGGCCGACACGCCCTGAGCTTCCCTATAAATACCATTTGTCTCTCCAAGCTCCTTCACCAAGCAACAACAACAGCATTAGCCTTACACTAATATCTTCCATCCCTCTTTGATTTCTCAAACACATCAAACCATGGTGTTATCTAAGACAGCATCTGAAACTGATGTCTCAGTTCACTCCACTTTTGCCTCTCGTTATGTCCGAACCTCACTGCCCAGGTTCAAAATGCCAGAAAACTCCATACCAAAAGAGGCTGCTTATCAGATCATCAATGATGAACTGATGCTTGATGGCAACCCAAGGTTGAACCTTGCCTCTTTTGTTACTACATGGATGGAGCCTGAATGTGATAAGCTTATAATGGACTCCATTAACAAGAACTACGTTGACATGGATGAATACCCTGTCACCACTGAGCTTCAGGTACATATGTATATAGATCTCTACTTTTTCTCATTTCTTCTTTAGATTTCATTTGTATGAACAAGAGACCCAAAAGATGTTCTTGTTTTTGCCCCTAtatatcaagaaaaaaaattaaaagtctaAACACTTGAATGGTCAGTTTTACCATTGTAATCTATGAATGAAACATGATCCGAATGGTTGATTTTGATGCAGAATCGTTGTGTGAACATGATAGCACATCTTTTCAACGCACCATTGGGAGAGTCAGAGGCAGCAGTTGGTGTGGGAACAGTTGGGTCATCGGAGGCAATCATGTTGGCTGGCCTTGCTTTCAAGAGAAAATGGCAAAACAAGCGTAAGGCTGAAGGCAAACCTTATGAAAAGCCGAATATCGTGACTGGAGCCAATGTTCAGGTTTGCTGGGAGAAATTTGCAAGGTACTTTGAAGTGGAGTTGAAAGAAGTGAAGCTTAGAGAAGGGTACTATGTGATGGACCCTGTCAAAGCAGTGGAAATGGTTGATGAAAACACCATCTGTGTAGCTGCAATCTTGGGTTCAACCCTCAATGGAGAATTTGAAGATGTCAAGCTTCTAAACGATCTTTTAATTGAAAAGAACAAAGAAACTGGGTAAACATATCATATCTTTTTCCAGCGACGTAAACTTGATAATAATCTGAAATTTGAGGTGCTAAGTTTCATATATTAATCACCTTTTTTAAATCTCTTTGTACAGATGGGATACCCCAATTCATGTTGATGCAGCTAGTGGTGGATTTATTGCGCCATTTTTGTACCCAGAACTTGAGTGGGACTTCAGGCTCCCCCTTGTGAAGAGTATTAATGTTAGTGGGCATAAATATGGtcttgtttatgctggaattggTTGGGTTATCTGGAGGAGCAAAGAAGACTTACCTGAAGAACTCATTTTCCATATTAACTATCTTGGAGCTGATCAACCAACTTTCACTCTCAATTTCTCCAAAGGTCACTTTTCCAATCCAATTTCCTTCATTCGCAAACTAACCACACTATTGTTTTTGACCAGTTCCAACATGTATATATACAAATTTATATATCTCAAAACCAACACTGAAATCGTGTTATGTTTGTCTGCAGGTTCTAGCCAAGTCATTGCTCAGTACTACCAACTAATCCGTTTGGGATATGAGGTGAGATTTAAGCCCCATACTTGTGATAGAGAGATTTAAGCTCCTATGATATGCATATAGAGACTTGAGCCTAATTCATTTTATAGAACAATACTATGCAAGTTTGGTGCGAGCTTGCACAAATTAAATCTAGTAATAATATGATGAAGGGTGTTTGAATTACAGGGATACAGAAATGTGATGGAGAACTGTCATGAAAACGCCATAGTCCTTAAAGAAGGATTGGAGAAAACAGGGCGTTTTAACATCGTATCAAAGGACAATGGGGTTCCACTGGTGGCCTTCTCCCTCAAAGACAACAAGCGCCATGACGAGTTCGAGATATCGGAGATGTTGCGTCGCTTCGGTTGGATCGTGCCAGCCTACACCATGCCAGCCGATGCACAGCACATCACTGTGCTCCGTGTTGTGATCAGGGAGGACTTCTCCCGCACCTTAGCCGAGCGTATCGTCATTGACATCCAAAAAGTGCTCCATGAGCTCGACACCCTCCCAGCAAAGGTCAATGCCAAACTGGCTATGGCTGAAGAGGAGGAGGCCAAAAGTGGCACCGTCGTCAAGAAGACTGCTATTGAGACCCAAAGGGAAGTTGCAGCTTTCTGGAAGAAATATGTCAGTGAGAGAAAAACTAACAAGAACAAAATTTGTTAGAATTTGTTTTCTAACCCCCCCCCCGGGTtcgttttttcctttttccttttaatttctaGTTTTTGTTTCTCGCCATGTTTGTTTTCCCCATCTTTTTCAAGCTTCAGCATGTTGAGGAAACTAGCTTAATGACTACCAATGAATGCATTTGAATCGAACCTTTCGTGTACAGTACTATTTTATTTTGGAATTCTGAATCTCATTAAGAGGTTTAGATTTCAATAAAGTTAATGTGGTGTTGAGGTATTTATGcattaatagaatatttttatattatatacattttaattatatatttcattttttaactttaattatatttttatatttgggtCTGAATTTGTGAATTACTAGGTTTGAACCTTTTTTTATATAAGTTAGTTCTTGAACTTTGTTAGTGTTCCCTCGTTAAGAGTTAAACTTTTTTTGTCTAAGTTAATCCATGACTTAATAATTGTTTTCATATTGGGGTTTAGACTTTTTTGTGTCTAAATTAATTCTTAATATTTCTTTAAAAACCCTAAAGTTTAGGCCCAATGTGTAATCATTTatcaagttcagggactattttgcGAAAGTTGTGATTTAGCCATATACTTTAACTTATCATTTTTAAACCATGTGCTTTTCGAATTATAAAATCCAGTCctcgtgtaacaccccatactcgaccCGATCGCTAGGTCCGAATTATGGGATGTCATATTCGTTGCCGAAGCAACTACAATTAAATTCATATGCAATGCAACTATTTATACCTGTAAATAAGTATATACACATCCATAATATGATACATAATCATTTTCAGTCTTAtacaagcttatgaaagctcttttacTGACTCGAAgtcaaattaggaccaaattgtaaagtttgtaaaatatcGAATTGATGTCTCAACTTTAGGGTTTCTCGCGACGCAACTTACAGACTAGGTCTTGTTGTAATGACATGGGCTCGACGTCGCTATGTGATTGTCTGTTTGCAAATGATTCAAAATGGTTCCAACTTGCACTTGCTAAAACAAACCAAATCACTTACCATTCACttttccaaccaaaacacatatcTGATAGGTTCAAATCTAAACAATaataccttatatatatatatgcaatacaACCATTTCATCATTTCCGTTCAACGAATAAGCTAATTTCATGATGTTAACCATTTAAAACATTTGACATATATACATACTCAAATAAGCTATAAATATAGcatcatttcatgcatttctAACCTCGTGCAAACTCAAATAGACAATCTAACCATTTGACCATTTCCAAGATGCCAAATCTAGCTTCAAATATTAACATGATCTTATATTATACCAAAAACTGGTTCAATCTAAGTACATGACATATGTTTAACAAAACGGGACTATACAAACTTTGTTTGAGTCAAGGATCACTAGCTAGATGCTAGAATCACTTCTCGTAACCTTGAGATTTACCTATACTTGCGCACGGAATAACCAAACTATACTCTGAGCAATAACGCTCATTGGTACTTCCATGATTCAAGTCAATTAAGCAATTACaacattatacatatatatatgcatataacatCCTTTATGAACATCTATTAATCAACCAAAACATGTATCATTCATGTATCAAAACCGAGATTATACACCATTTCAATTAACTAAATCATAACCTTCATCATAAAAATCAAGTAGCATATACTAACAATTCAATTACAAATCGAATCCATTGATTCGTTATGTTTCCATATAGGCCCTCCGGGCTCATATAATTGATTCAATTCAATCTCCATCATAATCATATATCACAATACATCTTTGTATCACCAAATCATATTATCAATCCAATTTGTAtaccatttattcaatttacACTTTATATCCCTATTAACTTAACTCGGACTCAAACGGATACACagattccaaccaacacaccaatttggcacctagtGTCACATCGAAACGTTTGAAGTATATAGATTGCGCCTAGTGCTCATTGGTATAACCAAAGTAAAATTTGTGTCCAAAACTCATCTGAACATCTGAAGGAAAATGCACCCAACGCTCATCGACATCTAGTTGAAGTAACCCGTATTTAatctatcctatgacatgccaaatatattcgattctgtccaaacaattaatagggtaaccaatttttcaatttcatcatatagTTCAATTAATATTCCATCTttctcaattcatcatcatatcatattacatatttcaattcaattcataccAAATATCATATATCAATTAAGTAATGCTACTTTCTATTCTATTCATTTCAGTCCACTATCTCGATATTCAATCTCAATCTTAGCAATTCAATTCAAACGACCATTATCAACTCACCTCAATACCACATTATGCAAAATATCATGAATATGAAATACTTAGATTTATcttgaatcatagaaatacaaaccaaaatcTCGAGTCACTCCTTGTCGGCTCtcgtttttcctttccctttcaaTGCTCCAGTGTCGTCTTTAGCTATGAATgataattcaacaaataaaaaatatcaaatttcatccaattcaCGTTCAAATACAAAGCCaaacatattttttcattttattcaatttagtccctaaactcgagaTTTAGATAACTTTCGATATATAACTTCGgattaaaatacaatttcacatttactcattaggggccctatactttctattcctaacataatttcataatattttttcattttattcaatttcgtccctaatgtaacaaagttaacaactaagcttattaagctttacaatttagtcattttcataatctaagttttttttttatcaatttcaagtctaattcttctttttctcaaCAACGGGaacttatcaaattttaaaaaattgaacaaattgatacatggtctagctaaatcaaactctcatgatcataaatctataaaaatcaaagaaaaatggcttTAGGACTTACTTGAATTTTTAGTTGAATGTTaaagggtttccaagctttcttctttcttttggaTATGGAGGACGGTGGTTGAAGGATGAAGATAATGAATTTTGTCATCTTTCTCCACTAAATTTTACTTATATACTTAgattagtttattaattaaacttaattaattagtttaatcttatttaattattcattAATCATCGATAATTAATTCTAATGAAATCCACCATCATCATCCACTAATATCTATTTTAAAttggtttattaaccattttaatacCTTGGATAATTATTATCTAGCTC
It encodes the following:
- the LOC107918105 gene encoding glutamate decarboxylase — its product is MVLSKTASETDVSVHSTFASRYVRTSLPRFKMPENSIPKEAAYQIINDELMLDGNPRLNLASFVTTWMEPECDKLIMDSINKNYVDMDEYPVTTELQNRCVNMIAHLFNAPLGESEAAVGVGTVGSSEAIMLAGLAFKRKWQNKRKAEGKPYEKPNIVTGANVQVCWEKFARYFEVELKEVKLREGYYVMDPVKAVEMVDENTICVAAILGSTLNGEFEDVKLLNDLLIEKNKETGWDTPIHVDAASGGFIAPFLYPELEWDFRLPLVKSINVSGHKYGLVYAGIGWVIWRSKEDLPEELIFHINYLGADQPTFTLNFSKGSSQVIAQYYQLIRLGYEGYRNVMENCHENAIVLKEGLEKTGRFNIVSKDNGVPLVAFSLKDNKRHDEFEISEMLRRFGWIVPAYTMPADAQHITVLRVVIREDFSRTLAERIVIDIQKVLHELDTLPAKVNAKLAMAEEEEAKSGTVVKKTAIETQREVAAFWKKYVSERKTNKNKIC